The following proteins come from a genomic window of Flavobacteriaceae bacterium MAR_2010_188:
- a CDS encoding Sugar phosphate isomerase/epimerase — MKNAFQNGFLKRCFTAVLFFAVITTYAQEQFGGLALYTVRDDMSKDAKATLKAVADAGYKNIEAAGYENGKFYNMTPKEFKKLLDELNLKPISTHQGSVTMENADAMIADVKAAGFKYFVIPVPPMGMFTYNAEARSMGMKGTVADLTKILNTLGEKCQKAGLKLLYHNHDFEFKKNEEGIVPIEYMLENTDPKYVNFQMDLFWVTKAGASPVAYFEKYPHRFKIWHVKDMSEDGVFAPVGTGTIDFKNILAQKELSGMKYYMVEQDNTFDLKPLEAIKISHDGLKKIGFKK, encoded by the coding sequence ATGAAAAATGCATTTCAAAATGGCTTTTTAAAACGTTGTTTTACCGCCGTTTTATTCTTTGCTGTAATCACGACTTATGCTCAAGAGCAATTTGGTGGTTTGGCTCTTTACACCGTAAGGGACGACATGTCTAAAGATGCCAAGGCAACTTTAAAGGCCGTTGCTGACGCCGGTTATAAAAATATTGAAGCGGCAGGTTATGAAAATGGAAAGTTTTATAATATGACTCCAAAAGAATTTAAAAAGCTTTTGGACGAACTTAATTTGAAGCCAATTAGTACTCACCAAGGTTCTGTAACTATGGAAAACGCGGACGCTATGATTGCCGACGTTAAAGCGGCCGGTTTTAAATATTTCGTGATTCCGGTGCCTCCAATGGGAATGTTTACATATAACGCAGAAGCGCGTAGTATGGGCATGAAAGGTACCGTGGCAGATTTAACCAAAATTCTAAATACTTTGGGTGAAAAATGTCAGAAAGCGGGATTAAAGTTGCTTTATCATAATCATGATTTTGAGTTCAAAAAGAATGAGGAAGGAATTGTTCCGATTGAATATATGTTAGAGAATACCGACCCTAAATATGTCAATTTTCAAATGGATTTATTTTGGGTTACCAAAGCAGGAGCAAGTCCGGTCGCTTATTTTGAAAAATACCCACATCGCTTTAAAATCTGGCATGTTAAGGATATGAGTGAAGATGGTGTTTTTGCTCCAGTAGGAACAGGAACTATCGATTTCAAGAATATCTTGGCACAGAAAGAGCTATCCGGAATGAAATATTATATGGTCGAACAAGATAATACGTTCGATTTAAAACCGCTCGAAGCTATAAAAATTAGCCACGACGGTCTTAAGAAAATTGGTTTCAAGAAATAA
- a CDS encoding Helix-turn-helix gives MNVISKNIRHLRTLRGLTQEYLAEDLKVTRARIGSYEEGRSYPTIDFLIQISDYFKLPIDILVRKDLSKSKDSSFIELNNQRVLFPIVVDSDDNDLIEIVPVKASAGYLAGYDDPEFIEQLDKIKLPFLPTGKHRAFPIKGDSMLPMKPGSFVVGRFVEDRCDIKNGRTYVVMTLNDGLVYKRVFNKIEENGTLLLVSDNNLYEAYEVPINEVLEIWEFTCSINTQEYDEAELKISSIMNMFNELGVELKALNRHLG, from the coding sequence ATGAATGTTATTTCCAAGAATATCCGCCATCTGCGTACTCTACGTGGTTTGACCCAAGAATATTTAGCTGAAGACCTTAAAGTTACAAGGGCAAGAATCGGTTCTTATGAAGAAGGACGTTCTTATCCCACAATCGATTTCTTGATTCAGATTTCAGATTATTTTAAACTTCCGATAGATATTTTGGTAAGAAAAGATCTGTCTAAATCTAAAGATTCCTCTTTTATAGAGTTGAATAATCAACGGGTACTTTTTCCCATTGTTGTAGATTCTGATGATAACGACCTTATTGAAATTGTTCCGGTAAAAGCTTCTGCAGGTTATCTGGCAGGTTACGACGATCCAGAATTTATTGAGCAGTTAGATAAAATAAAGTTGCCATTCTTGCCAACCGGTAAGCATAGGGCTTTCCCTATAAAAGGTGATTCGATGTTACCCATGAAACCTGGTTCTTTTGTGGTTGGCAGGTTTGTAGAAGACAGATGCGATATCAAAAATGGAAGAACTTATGTGGTTATGACCTTAAATGACGGTTTGGTATATAAACGGGTGTTTAATAAGATTGAAGAAAATGGTACGTTGCTTTTGGTTTCAGACAACAATCTTTATGAGGCTTATGAAGTTCCGATCAATGAAGTCTTAGAGATTTGGGAGTTTACTTGTAGCATCAATACCCAAGAGTATGATGAAGCTGAGCTCAAAATAAGCAGTATTATGAATATGTTCAATGAATTGGGGGTTGAATTAAAAGCTTTAAATAGACATCTAGGATGA
- a CDS encoding Ferritin-like metal-binding protein YciE: protein MKNLEELFISELKNLYAMEKQIAATMQELKPLNNSDLDKRISKISNKNSADYEVIKALLQKHSVNPGSTTDSVVAEILTNIKSENSSDITAKVKEAGQLASYNRLMAYKSANYENTSRMAKTLKMKKARKKLKNILETSLKYQNKVKKLAKKSIYKEAV, encoded by the coding sequence ATGAAAAATCTCGAAGAACTATTTATATCAGAATTAAAAAATCTCTACGCAATGGAAAAGCAGATTGCTGCCACCATGCAAGAATTAAAACCTCTTAACAACTCTGATCTTGATAAACGGATCAGCAAAATATCTAATAAAAATAGTGCGGATTATGAAGTCATAAAAGCATTGTTGCAAAAACATTCCGTTAATCCTGGAAGCACAACCGATAGCGTCGTAGCAGAAATACTGACCAATATTAAAAGTGAAAATAGCAGCGATATTACGGCGAAGGTTAAAGAAGCTGGGCAATTGGCATCTTACAATAGGTTGATGGCATACAAATCTGCTAATTATGAAAATACCTCTAGAATGGCCAAAACCCTGAAAATGAAAAAGGCTCGCAAGAAATTAAAAAACATTCTTGAAACGAGCCTTAAATATCAAAATAAAGTAAAAAAATTGGCTAAGAAATCAATCTATAAGGAAGCGGTTTAA